The genome window ACGTAGCCGGTCGGACTACGAGGCAGTGAGGGACTTTTGCGAGCAAATCATGCTCGCGAAGGAGCGGGCGGAGCGGCTCAGGGTCCGAGCCGAGCACCCGGCAAGGATACGACGCGAGAGAAGTGGGCGCAACGGGGGGAGGCCGCCATCTCCCCCAACGGATACGGAAACAACAAGAGGAAGATGACCCCGGGGTTGGCTGCCCCGGGAGTCACAGCGAAGCATCCCCTCCGCACTAGGAGGGAAGACGATGAGAGGAGGGCTTACAGGAGATTTTCAACCGTGATACCCCTGGGCCCTCTTCTTCCCTGTGCGTACGAGCAGCCACGtggtggttttagtcggtaagagtccgacactatCCGACTCCCATTGGGGGAagggtgtccatgaggatttccccacgtaaaaaaaaaaaaaaaaaaaaaaaaaaaaggttggggttaggttggggagcacgaggcgggtatgggttctcagtgcgtagcatcatgccctgagaaaccccgatgtatctgatgttcacctatagtcgggtggcggctggtcggcgctgtggcgcccgtcagatcgctgatccggtgcggagaacttcggagaagttggtgggcccatatctgtcaagaccactcacctcaccttcacgtggggctccccgtcatcctgcatcggtcccgaccggggtagggtgcgaaagagtgagtggcaaagCAAACGAGGGCATGGCTCGTCAACCATGCACCTGATgaagaaggaaggaggaaggaggaagaagaagaaagaaaaaaatatggatATGAAGGATAACCAAGAAATCgacgtttacggtgcaggggagggataccccagtaccggcgcaggaGTGGGTGGTCAAGCGGGCCCCACTGCGTCGTTAGCTAGCGACCGTGGCCGTGTGGGGGTGGGCCACCGGGCCCCCATACGCGTAAACGCGTCCggtgaagaaatggaagacgTCGCGATGGAGGAGACCCGCGAGGGTGGGCCTCCCGCAAGGACAAAAGCGAACAACATCGAAGCGGCAAAGAACCGCGGAAGAAGCGGGGAGAGAAAAGCGGAGAGGGCGGGACCCGTGGACAGGAGAAGAAGCAACAGCCGGGGAGGGAAACCGACACCGACGCCGTCGCTCGCCCCGCTCGCGGTCCCGTCAACCCCGCTTCCAACCGCAGCGGAGCACAGCGGCAACGTGTTCCAAACGTTCAAAATCCCCAAGAACGTCAGGGACAAAGTGAAAGCGCAAGATGGGCACAGGTCCATAGACGGCTCGATAGAGTCGTCTCGGATGAGAAAGGAGTCGACCTCGGATGGCAGATCGGAGGACGAGGAGTCAATGGCCTCGGTCACCGCGAGGGGcaagaagaggaaaataacgaaagtGACTCCAGAGGTGTCGGACCGATTGAGGAACGTTATCCAAGGGTCCTCACCGAGAGACGTGGACGCCGAAGTACGGCGACATCAGGCCGAGGTCCTGAAGGTGGCGGCGACGTCCTCCAACCTCAAGGGGACGTACGTCAAAACCCTCAAGGACGCGGTCGAGTACACCGTCGCGGCATGGTCCCACCAAACAACCACCTCCCGGGTGCCAGACTTcctggaagaaaggaagaagagggaggCGCTGGAAAGAGAGGTGGAAAGCCTGAAGAGGAGGAACGAGGAGTTGGAACAAAGGATAAATAGGTTCCTGAAAGGCACGGCCGAGACAGCGGCGCCGTCCCCGACGGAGGCGCAGGCTCCCCGGAGCAGCGGGAGGGCCAAGGACGACATCGCATCGGAAATAGAGATGCTAAAGAAGTCGATAAGCAGCCTCGGCCCATCCCTGTTGGGGACCCTGAGGGAAGAGCTCAGGGAAGCCCTCAGGGGAACGAGCCTGCCGAGACAAGCGACAGGAGGGAACATCAGCGGCGACAAAGAGCGGACGACGATGCCGCGGACGGCGGGCCCGAAGCCTCCCCAACAACCCCCGCAATCCTCCCAACCCTCTCAACAGCAAGCGGGACAGGGACAGGAGACGGACGGGGAATGGAGGACCATGGTCTCGCGGAAGGCGAGACGGAAGGCCAGGGAacagaggaggaaagaagcgGGCCACGGCGCCCCCCTCCCCATAGCGCCACAAACAAACAGGACGAGATCGGCGGTGGGACCAGCCGGGCAACCGCCAAGGACGACCCCGGCCGCATTAGGTGGAGGGGAAAGGAGGAGAGAAGGAAACGGAGAGAAGAAGGCAGGAGCCCAACCGGCGAAACGGACGTACGCGACGGTGGCGGGCAGGGCGGGATCGGCGGTCGTGCGGCCAGCACTCCGACCCCCCCCAACGTCATCGGCGGTAACGCTCACGCTGAGGGAAGGGGCTCCGAAGACGTACGAGGAGATCCTGGCGGAGGCGAGACGGGACAAGACCCTCCAGAAATGCGGACTGGAGTACGTCCGAACGAGAAAGGCGGCGACCGGGGCCATGGTGATCAATATCCCGGACGACGCCGGCATGAGCAAGGCCACGCAGTTGGCGTCGCGATTAGCCGGGGTATTGGACCCCTCCACCGTCAGAGTATCAGTCCCGGTACCGACGGCCGAGATCAAATTGGTGGGGGTCGACATCTCCCTGAACGAGGAGGAACTGCTGGAGGAGCTGTCCAGGGCGGCGGACTGCCAGCCCCGCGACGTCAGAGCATGGAGCGCGGGAACATCTAGAAGCGGCATGGGGATATTCTACGCCAAGTGCCCCGTGGCCGGAGCCCGTAAACTGGCTCAAGCGGGGAGGGTCACACTGGGGTGGACCAGGGCAAAGGTGATCGCACTCCCCAGGAGACCGCTCCAGTGTTTCCGATGCCTGGAGGTGGGCCACATGGCGGCGATGTGCGTCTCCCCGGTGAGAAGAACCCACCTGTGTTTCCGGTGCGGAGAAGAGGGGCACAGGGCGAGGAACTGCACGGCCGCATCGCCGAGGTGCCCCATCTGCGAGGCAAAAGGAGCCCCGTCAAAACACAGGATGGGAAGCGCGGCGTGCAAACCACCGGAGGTAGGACCATCCGGAAGGAGAAGGGCGCGGAGAACGGCGATGGCCAAGACAGCAGAGGCCACGGCGACAACCACGAGCAAGGGCGTCACCGGAGCCGCGGAGCAGGCCAGCCTGTCGGGCAACCCACCAGTCGGAGGGAAGGATAGCACCATCGGAGTGAGTGGCCCGGGGGAGGCCATGGAGGTGACCGAGTAAATTCCGGGTCCTCCAGTGTAACTTGGGCAGAGCCGGAAGGGCTCAGGACCTGCTCTACCAGTCCATCCGGGAGAGCAGGACCGAcgtggcggtggtggcggaGCCGTACAACATCCCCGCATCCCCCCAATGGGCGGGAGATCTAAGCGGATGGGTCGCCATCACTTGGCCGTGTACCTCGGGAGTCTCCGGGCGAATCGCGGAAAGAGGCAACGGGTTCGTGGCGGTCGAATGGACGGACCTCGTGGTGGTGGGGGTATACATCTCTCCCAACTGCGACATCCGGGCGTTCGAGGACCTACTGGACGAGATGGGAGAGTGCGTAAGGAGGCTTCTCCCCCGACAGGTGCTCGTACTGGGGGACTTCAACGCCCACTCCACGACGTGGGGCAACGACAGAACCACCACGAGAGGCAGAGAACTGGCGGACTGGGCCGCGGGTCTCGGTCTCGTGCTGGTCAACAGAGGCTCGGAGTCCACATACGTGGGGCGGAGAGGAGCGTCGGTCATAGATCTGACATGGGCGACGCAGAGGCTCCACCCCAGAATAAGGAACTGGCGGGTGGCCGTAGAGATGGAAACGCTAGCGGACCACCTCTACGTGCTAATGGACATCGAACCCGCCAAGAGAAGCACGAGCGgcgacaacaacaacaacgtcGAGGGAAGGACATCGAGCCGCCCGGGGCTGCCCCCTCCTCGCCGATGGAAACTGAAGGAGAGGGACGGGGACATGCTTCGGGCAACGGCCACCGTAGCGGCTTGGTGCTGGGACGCGAAGAGGAACAAGAACCGAGGCAACGTGGACGGGGAGGCGCAGGAATTGGGAGAATGGATGAGGAGAGCCTGCGACGCCTCCATGCCGCGAACCAGCGCCGGGTCTAGGCGCGACAACAGCAGCGTCTACTGGTGGTCGCGGGAGATCGCGGACCTGCGAGACGACTGCCACAGAGCCCGCAGGCTGCTCGCCAGGGCGAGAAGAAGAGGGCGGAACCGCAACGAAGAGGAGATCCTCGAGAGGTACAGGGCCCACAGAGAAGCCAGAATGGCCCTGCAAAGGGCCATAAAGGAAGCGAAAGAGGCGTCGTGGAAACGGCTGTTGGAATCCGTGGAATCCGATCCATGGGGAAGACCGTACAAGACGGTGCTGAAGAAACTCAGGCCGGCGGCTCCCCCGATAACCGAGAACATGGATCGGGAACTACTAGCACGGGTGATCGACACGCTGTTCCCACGaccggaagaagaaggaggcgaagaggaggaagactcCCCGAGGCGCCGCGAGGATACGGAACAGGCCCCTCCAGAGGAGAGGGGATGCACTCGGAGCGGCGGCGGCGGACCGGCGACGGATCAACCCGGAGCGCACATAACGAGGGAGGAACTGGAAGCAGCCACCAAGAAGATGGCTGCCAAGGACGTGGCGCCGGGGCCGGACGGAATCCCCGGGCGGGTGTGGGCGGAGACCATGGACATCATGGCCCCCCGCCTGCTGCATCTGTACAACAGGTGCCTGAGGGAAGGCGCATACCCCCGGGCGTGGAAGGTGGCGAGGCTGGTGCTGCTGAGGAAGGAGGGTCGACCGCCGGAGTCCCCATCGGCGTACAGGCCGATATGCCTCCTGGACGAGGTGGGCAAGCTCTTCGAGAGAGTAATCGCCTCCCGTCTGGGGGCGCACATGGAGTCCAGGGTACCAGGCTGGCACGACAACCAGTTCGGGTTCCGTCGCGGGAGGTCCACCATCGACGCGATCCACAGACTGAGAGAGGGGGTGGAGAGAGTGGTGGCTCGAGAAGGGATCGCGATAGCGGTCTCCCTGGACATCACCAACGCCTTCAACTCGATCCCGTGGAGCAAGATCAGAGAGGCCCTGCGATTCTTCGAAGTTCCGGGGTACCTCCGGAGGATAATCGGGGCATACCTCCGGGAGAGGTGGATAACGTACAGATCCACGGagggagaggagagaagagcgGTGGAGCGCGGAGTGCCGCAGGGCTCGGTCCTGGGACCGATGCTGTGGATAACCGCCTACGACTACGTGCTCCGCACCCCGATGCCCGGAAGCACGGGACTGATCTGCTACGCGGACGACACCCTGGTCGTGGCAGGAGGGCGCTGGTGGTACGAGACGGCGGAGGCTGCCACGGAGGCCACCCGGCGAGCGGCGAGGGCCATCGGAGAACTGGGGCTGAAGGTCGCTCCGGCCAAGACGGAGGCGCTCGGGTTCTACGACAGAAGACGCAGAGGACCGCCCCCGGATGGACTGACGATCGACGTGGACGGGGTAGGGGTCCGGGTGGGGAGCCAACTGAGGTACCTTGGCCTCATCATCGACGACCAATGGTCGTTCGAGCCCCACTTCGAGAGCCTCGCCCCGAAGGTGGCGGCAGCGGCCAACGCCCTGTGCGGCATCCTCCCGAACATCGGAGGCGCCGGGAGAGCGGTGCGCAGGCTGTACGACGGGGTGGTCAGAGTCCGAGCGATGTACGGTGCGCCCATCTGGGCGAGGGATCTGGCCGCGAGCAGGCGAAGTCAGGCACTCCTGCGGGCGGTTCAACGCACCACCGCTCTGAGGATAGCGAGAGGGTACAGGACGGTGTCGCACGCGTCCGCGACCGTCCTGGCGGCATCCCCTCCATACGCGTTGCAAGCCCTGGCCCTTCAAAAGGTGTACGGAGCCACGAGAGTCAGGGACGGGGATCGAGACGAAGACCCTCTGCAGGTGAGGAAGGAGATAGAAGAGGAGACATGGGAGAGATGGTGGCTCCTACTGGAGAAGGAGGCGAGGAAGACGTCCCACCGCGCGGTAGACGCGGTCCTGCCCGTCTGGGACAGGTGGAAGGAAGCGCGGGGCGTTCCGCTGACCTACAGGCTGACCCAGGTGCTCACCGGGCACGGAGTGTTCGGTGAGTTCCTGAAGAAGATTCGGAAGGAGGTGACCAACATCTGTCACCACTGCGGGGAGGCGGAGGACAACGCCCAGCACACTCTGCAGCACTGCCCCGCGTGGGCCATGCAGAGACACACCCTGACGGTGAAGATCGGGGACGACCTGTCCCCGAGGAGGATCGTGGAGGCGCTGCTACGTAGCCGGTCGGACTACGAGGCAGTGAGGGACTTTTGCGAGCAAATCATGCTCGCGAAGGAGCGGGCGGAGCGGCTCAGGGTCCGAGCCGAGCACCCGGCAAGGATACGACGCGATAGAAGTGGGCGCAACGGGGGGAGGCCGCCATCTCCCTCAACGGATCAGGAAACAAGAAGAGGAATATGACCTCGGGGTTGGCTGCCCCGGGGGTCACAGCGAAGCATCCCCTCCGCACTAGGAGGGAAGACGATGAGAGGAGGGCTTACAGGAGATTTTCAACCGTGATACCCCTGGGTCCTCCTCCCTGTGTGCGTACGAGCAGCCACGtggtggttttagtcggtaagagtccgacactacccgaCTCCCATTGGGGGGagggtgtccatgaggatttccccacgaaaaaaaaaaaaaaaaaaaaaaaaaaggttggggttaggttggggttaggttggggttaggttggggagcacgaggcgggtatgggttctcagtgcgtagcatcatgccctgagaaaccccgatgtatctgatgttcacctatagtcgggtggcggctggtcggcgctgtggcgcccgtcagatcgctgatccggtgcggagaacttcggagaagttggtgggcccatatctgtcaagaccactcacctcaccttcacgtggggctccccgtcatcctgcatcggtcccgaccggggtagggtgcgaaagagtgagtggcaaagCAAACGAGGGCATGGCTCGTCAACCATGCACCTGATgaagaaggaaggaggaaggaggaagaagaagaaagagaaaaaatatggaTATATGGATATGCAGGATAACCAAGAAATCgacgtttacggtgcaggggagggataccccagtaccggcgcaggaGTGGGTGGTCAAGCGGGCCCCACTGCGTCGTTAGCTAGCGACCGTGGCCGTGTGGGGGTGGGCCACCGGGCCCCCATACGCGTAAACGCGTCCggtgaagaaatggaagacgTCGCGATGGAGGAGACCCGCGAGGGTGGGCCTCCCGCAAGGACAAAAGCGAACAACATCGAAGCGGCAAAGAACCGCGGAAGAAGCGGGGAGAGAAAAGCGGAGAGGGCGGGACCCGTGGACAGGAGAAGAAGCGACGGCCGGGGAGGGAAACCGACACCGACGCCGTCGCTCGCCCCGCTCGCGGTCCCGTCAACCCCGCTTCCAACCGCAGCGGAGCACAGCGGCAACGTGTTCCAAACGTTCAAAATCCCCAAGAACGTCAGGGACAAAGTGAAAGCGCAAGATGGGCACAGGTCCATAGACGGCTCGATAGAGTCGTCTCGGATGAGAAAGGAGTCGACCTCGGATGGCAGATCGGAGGACGAGGAGTCAATGGCCTCGGTCACCGCGAGGGGcaagaagaggaaaataacgaaagtGACTCCAGAGGTGTCGGACCGATTGAGGAACGTTATCCAAGGGTCCTCACCGAGAGACGTGGACGCCGAAGTACGGCGACATCAGGCCGAGGTCCTGAAGGTGGCGGCGACGTCCTCCAACCTCAAGGGGACGTACGTCAAAACCCTCAAGGACGCGGTCGAGTACACCGTCGCGGCATGGTCCCACCAAACAACCACCTCCCGGGTGCCAGACTTcctggaagaaaggaagaagagggaggCGCTGGAAAGAGAGGTGGAAAGCCTGAAGAGGAGGAACGAGGAGTTGGAACAAAGGATAAATAGGTTCCTGAAAGGCACGGCCGAGACAGCGGCGCCGTCCCCGACGGAGGCGCAGGCTCCCCGGAGCAGCGGGAGGGCCAAGGACGACATCGCATCGGAAATAGAGATGCTAAAGAAGTCGATAAGCAGCCTCGGCCCATCCCTGTTGGGGACCCTGAGGGAAGAGCTCAGGGAAGCCCTCAGGGGAACGAGCCTGCCGAGACAAGCGACAGGAGGGAATATCAGCGGCGACAAAGAGCGGACGACGATGCCGCGGACGGCGGGCCCGAAGCCTCCCCAACAATCCCCGCAATCCTCCCAACCCTCTCAACAGCAAGCGGGACAGGGACAGGAGACGGACGGGGAATGGAGGACCATGGTCTCGCGGAAGGCGAGACGGAAGGTCAGGGAacagaggaggaaagaagcgGGCCACGGCGCCCCCCTCCCCATAGCGCCACAAACAAACAGGACGAGATCGGCGGTGGGACCAGCCGGGCAACCGCCAAGGACGACCCCGGCCGCATTAGGTGGAGGGGAAAGGAGGAGAGAAGGAAACGGAGAGAAGAAGGCAGGAGCCCAACCGGCGAAACGGACGTACGCGACGGTGGCGGGCAGGGCGGGATCGGCGGTCGTGCGGCCAGCACTCCGACCCCCCCCAACGTCATCGGCGGTAACGCTCACGCTGAGGGAAGGGGCTCCGAAGACGTACGAGGAGATCCTGGCGGAGGCGAGACGGGACAAGACCCTCCAGAAATGCGGACTGGAGTACGTCCGAACGAGAAAGGCGGCGACCGGGGCCATGGTGATCAATATCCCGGACGACGCCGGCATGAGCAAGGCCACGCAGTTGGCGTCGCGATTAGCCGGGGTATTGGACCCCTCCACCGTCAGAGTATCAGTCCCGGTACCGACGGCCGAGATCAAATTGGTGGGGGTCGATATATCCCTGAACGAGGAGGAACTGCTGGAGGAGCTGTCCAGGGCGGCGGACTGCCAGCCCCGCGACGTCAGAGCATGGAGCGCGGGAACATCTAGAAGCGGCATGGGGATATTCTACGCCAAGTGCCCCGTGGCCGGAGCCCGTAAACTGGCTCAAGCGGGGAGGGTCACACTGGGGTGGACCAGGGCAAAGGTGATCGCACTCCCCAGGAGACCGCTCCAGTGTTTCCGATGCCTGGAGGTGGGCCACATGGCGGCGATGTGCGTCTCCCCGGTGAGAAGAACCCACCTGTGTTTCCGGTGCGGAGAAGAGGGGCACAGGGCGAGGAACTGCACGGCCGCATCGCCGAGGTGCCCCATCTGCGAGGCAAAAGGAGCCCCGTCAAAACACAGGATGGGAAGCGCGGCGTGCAAACCACCGGAGGTAGGACCATCCGGAAGGAGAAGGGCGCGGAGAACGGCGATGGCCAAGGCAGCAGAGGCCACGGCGACAACCACGAGCAAGGGCGTCACCGGAGCCACGGAGCAGGCCAGCCTGTCGGGCAACCCACCAGTCGGAGGGAAGGATAGCACCATCGGAGTGAGTGGCCCGGGGGAGGCCATGGAGGTGACCGAGTAAATTCCGGGTCCTCCAGTGTAACTTGGGCAGAGCCGGAAGGGCCCAGGACCTGCTCTACCAGTCCATCCGGGAGAGCAGGACCGAcgtggcggtggtggcggaGCCGTACAACATCCCCGCATCCCCCCAATGGGCGGGAGATCTAAGCGGATGGGTCGCCATCACTTGGCCGTGTACCTCGGGAGTCTCCGGGCGAATCGCGGAAAGAGGCAACGGGTTCGTGGCGGTCGAATGGACGGACCTCGTGGTGGTGGGGGTATACATCTCTCCCAACTGCGACATCCGGGCGTTCGAGGACCTACTGGACGAGATGGGAGAGTGCGTAAGGAGGCTTCTCCCCCGACAGGTGCTCGTACTGGGGGACTTCAACGCCCACTCCACGACGTGGGGCAACGACAGAACCACCACGAGAGGCAGAGAACTGGCGGACTGGGCCGCGGGTCTCGGTCTCGTGCTGGTCAACAGAGGCTCGGAGTCCACATACGTGGGGCGGAGAGGAGCGTCGGTCATAGATCTGACGTGGGCGACGCAGAGGCTCCACCCCAGAATAAGGAACTGGCGGGTGGCCGTAGAGATGGAAACGCTAGCGGACCACCTCTACGTGCTAATGGACATCGAACCCGCCAAGAGAAGCACGAGCGgcgacaacaacaacaacgccGAGGGAAGGACATCGAGCCGCCCGGGGCTGCCCCCTCCTCGCCGATGGAAACTGAAGGAGAGGGACGGGGACATGCTTCGGGCAACGGCCACCGTAGCGGCTTGGTGCTGGGACGCGAAGAGGAACAAGAACCGAGGCAACGTGGACGGGGAGGCGCAGGAATTGGGAGAATGGATGAGGAGAGCCTGCGACGCCTCCATGCCGCGAACCAGCGCCGGGTCTAGGCGCgataacagcagcgtctactGGTGGTCGCGGGAGATCGCGGACCTGCGAGACGACTGCCACAGAGCCCGCAGGCTGCTCGCCAGGGCGAGAAGAAGAGGGCGGAACCGCAACGAAGAGGAGATCCTCGAGAGGTACAGGGCCCACAGAGAAGCCAGAATGGCCCTGCAAAGGGCCATAAAGGAAGCGAAAGAGGCGTCGTGGAAACGGCTGTTGGAATCCGTGGAATCCGATCCATGGGGAAGACCGTACAAGACGGTGCTGAAGAAACTCAGGCCGGCGGCTCCCCCGATAACCGAGAACATGGATCGGGAACTACTAGCACGGGTGATCGACGCGCTGTTCCCACGaccggaagaagaaggaggcgaagaggaggaagactcCCCGAGGCGCCGCGAGGATACGGAACAGGCCCCCCCGGAGGAGAGGGGATGCACTCGGAGCGGCGGCGGCGGACCGGCGACGGATCAACCCGGAGCGCACATAACGAGGGAGGAACTGGAAGCAGCCACCAAGAAGATGGCTGCCAAGGACGTGGCGCCGGGGCCGGACGGAATCCCCGGGCGGGTGTGGGCGGAGACCATGGACATCATGGCCCCCCGCCTGCTGCATCTGTACAACAGATGCCTGAGGGAAGGCGCATACCCCCGGGCGTGGAAGGTGGCGAGGCTGGTGCTGCTGAGGAAGGAGGGTCGACCGCCGGAGTCCCCATCGGCGTACAGGCCGATATGCCTCCTGGACGAGGTGGGCAAGCTCTTCGAGAGAGTAATCGCCTCCCGTCTGGGGGCGCACATGGAGTCCAGGGTACCAGGCTGGCACGACAACCAGTTCGGGTTCCGTCGCGGGAGGTCCACCATCGACGCGATCCGCAGATTGAGAGAGGGGGTGGAGAGAGTGGTGGCTCGAGAAGGGATCGCGATAGCGGTCTCCCTGGACATCACCAACGCCTTCAACTCGATCCCGTGGAGCAAGATCAGAGAGGCCCTGCGATTCTTCGAGGTTCCGGGGTACCTCCGGAGGATAATCGGGGCATACCTCCGGGAGAGGTGGATAACGTACAGATCCACGGagggagaggagagaagagcgGTGGAGCGCGGGGTGCCGCAGGGCTCGGTCCTGGGACCGATGCTGTGGATAACCGCCTACGACTACGTGCTCCGCACTCCGATGCCCAGAGGCACGGGACTGATCTGCTACGCGGACGACACCCTGGTCGTGGCAGGAGGGCGCTGGTGGTACGAGACGGCGGAGGCTGCCACGGAGGCCACCCGGCGAGCGGCGGGGGCCATCGGAGAACTGGGGCTGAAGGTCGCCGCGGCCAAGACGGAGGCGCTCGGGTTCTACGACGGAAGACGCAGAGGACCGCCCCCGGATGGACTGACGATCGACGTGGACGGGGTAGGGGTCCGGGTGGGGAGCCAACTGAGGTACCTCGGCCTCATCATCGACGACCAATGGTCGTTCGAGCCCCACTTCGAGAGCCTCGCCCCAAAGGTGGCGGCGGCGGCCAACGCCCTGTGCGGCATCCTGCCGAACATCGGAGGCGCCGGGAGAGCGGTGCGCAGGCTGTACGACGGGGTGGTCAGAGCCCGAGCGATGTACGGTGCGCCCATCTGGGCGAGGGATCTGGCCGCGAGCAGGCGAAGTCAGGCACTCCTGCGGGCGGTTCAACGCACCACCGCTCTGAGGATAGCGAGAGGGTACAGGACGGTGTCGCACGCGTCCGCGACCGTCCTGGCGGCATCCCCTCCATACGCGTTGCAAGCCCTGGCCCTTCAAAAGGTGTACGGAGCCACGAGGGTCAGGGACGGGGATCGAGACGAAGACGCTCCGCAGGTgaggaaggagaaagaagaggagacATGGGAGAGGTGGCGGCTCCTACTGGAGAAGGAGGCGAGGAAGACGTCCCACCGCGCGGTAGACGCGGTCCTGCCCGTCTGGGACAGGTGGAAGGAAGCGCGGGGCGTTCCGCTGACCTACAGGCTGACCCAGGTGCTCACCGGGCACGGAGTGTTCGGGGAGTTCCTGAAGAAGATTCGGAAGGAGGTGACCAACATCTGTCACCACTGCGGGGAGGCGGAGGACAACGCCCAGCACACTCTGCAGCACTGCCCCGCGTGGGCCATGCAGAGACACACCCTGACGGTGAAGATCGGGGACGACCTGTCCCCGAGGAGGATCGTGGAGGCGCTGCTACGTAGCCGGTCGGACTACGAGGCAGTGAGGGACTTTTGCGAGCAAATCATGCTCGCGAAGGAGCGGGCGGAGCGGCTCAGGGTCCGAGCCGAGCACCCGGCAAGGATACGACGCGAGAGAAGTGGGCGCAACGGGGGGAGGCCGCCATCTCCCCCAACGGATACGGAAACAACAAGAGGAAGATGACCCCGGGGTTGGCTGCCCCGGGAG of Bombus pascuorum chromosome 6, iyBomPasc1.1, whole genome shotgun sequence contains these proteins:
- the LOC132907952 gene encoding uncharacterized protein LOC132907952, which gives rise to MHLMKKEGGRRKKKKEKKYGYMDMQDNQEIDVYGAGEGYPSTGAGVGGQAGPTASLASDRGRVGVGHRAPIRVNASGEEMEDVAMEETREGGPPARTKANNIEAAKNRGRSGERKAERAGPVDRRRSDGRGGKPTPTPSLAPLAVPSTPLPTAAEHSGNVFQTFKIPKNVRDKVKAQDGHRSIDGSIESSRMRKESTSDGRSEDEESMASVTARGKKRKITKVTPEVSDRLRNVIQGSSPRDVDAEVRRHQAEVLKVAATSSNLKGTYVKTLKDAVEYTVAAWSHQTTTSRVPDFLEERKKREALEREVESLKRRNEELEQRINRFLKGTAETAAPSPTEAQAPRSSGRAKDDIASEIEMLKKSISSLGPSLLGTLREELREALRGTSLPRQATGGNISGDKERTTMPRTAGPKPPQQSPQSSQPSQQQAGQGQETDGEWRTMVSRKARRKVREQRRKEAGHGAPLPIAPQTNRTRSAVGPAGQPPRTTPAALGGGERRREGNGEKKAGAQPAKRTYATVAGRAGSAVVRPALRPPPTSSAVTLTLREGAPKTYEEILAEARRDKTLQKCGLEYVRTRKAATGAMVINIPDDAGMSKATQLASRLAGVLDPSTVRVSVPVPTAEIKLVGVDISLNEEELLEELSRAADCQPRDVRAWSAGTSRSGMGIFYAKCPVAGARKLAQAGRVTLGWTRAKVIALPRRPLQCFRCLEVGHMAAMCVSPVRRTHLCFRCGEEGHRARNCTAASPRCPICEAKGAPSKHRMGSAACKPPEVGPSGRRRARRTAMAKAAEATATTTSKGVTGATEQASLSGNPPVGGKDSTIGCNLGRAGRAQDLLYQSIRESRTDVAVVAEPYNIPASPQWAGDLSGWVAITWPCTSGVSGRIAERGNGFVAVEWTDLVVVGVYISPNCDIRAFEDLLDEMGECVRRLLPRQVLVLGDFNAHSTTWGNDRTTTRGRELADWAAGLGLVLVNRGSESTYVGRRGASVIDLTWATQRLHPRIRNWRVAVEMETLADHLYVLMDIEPAKRSTSGDNNNNAEGRTSSRPGLPPPRRWKLKERDGDMLRATATVAAWCWDAKRNKNRGNVDGEAQELGEWMRRACDASMPRTSAGSRRDNSSVYWWSREIADLRDDCHRARRLLARARRRGRNRNEEEILERYRAHREARMALQRAIKEAKEASWKRLLESVESDPWGRPYKTVLKKLRPAAPPITENMDRELLARVIDALFPRPEEEGGEEEEDSPRRREDTEQAPPEERGCTRSGGGGPATDQPGAHITREELEAATKKMAAKDVAPGPDGIPGRVWAETMDIMAPRLLHLYNRCLREGAYPRAWKVARLVLLRKEGRPPESPSAYRPICLLDEVGKLFERVIASRLGAHMESRVPGWHDNQFGFRRGRSTIDAIRRLREGVERVVAREGIAIAVSLDITNAFNSIPWSKIREALRFFEVPGYLRRIIGAYLRERWITYRSTEGEERRAVERGVPQGSVLGPMLWITAYDYVLRTPMPRGTGLICYADDTLVVAGGRWWYETAEAATEATRRAAGAIGELGLKVAAAKTEALGFYDGRRRGPPPDGLTIDVDGVGVRVGSQLRYLGLIIDDQWSFEPHFESLAPKVAAAANALCGILPNIGGAGRAVRRLYDGVVRARAMYGAPIWARDLAASRRSQALLRAVQRTTALRIARGYRTVSHASATVLAASPPYALQALALQKVYGATRVRDGDRDEDAPQVRKEKEEETWERWRLLLEKEARKTSHRAVDAVLPVWDRWKEARGVPLTYRLTQVLTGHGVFGEFLKKIRKEVTNICHHCGEAEDNAQHTLQHCPAWAMQRHTLTVKIGDDLSPRRIVEALLRSRSDYEAVRDFCEQIMLAKERAERLRVRAEHPARIRRERSGRNGGRPPSPPTDTETTRGR